The DNA region TAATCCGTCACGGATTTGAGTTACATTTAAGGGTCTACCGgctaatgggttgctgcatgcacaaagtGAGATTCGAACACCTGACATTTACTTAAGCGGACAAGTGAACTGATCTCTCGATCAACCCAAATTGGTTGAAAAAAAGTACTATTTTAGTacctaacgtttgaggcaaattcTAATTtagttcctaacgtttcaaacaTCTCATTTTAgttcttaatttaaaaaatttttaagtgggTTCAATATTATCTTACtataaaatttgacacaaataattaataaaaaaagtgagGTAAACGTTAATAACATTATTAGTTAAATTATATATTCTTATTTCTGCATgttaaagaaacataaaaaaaatcttatggtaatacttattttgttttttttttttttttttttttacaaaatctcAAATCTTAACAGTTAATCATCAATATTTTACAACTAAAGAGAAAACATTTATATAGGTAATAATTGATGGGTGCATTTCATTTACATGTTAAAATCGAATGTTATTGACTCTTTAATAtgctaattatttgtattaattttaattataggacaatattaaactatttaaaaattttatgacaaaaaaacatttaaaacatTAGCGTCttagatattaaattaaaatttaattcaaataggCAAATATATATTGAGATCAAAATATTAGTTTATCCCGTAATTTATAAGTATTACTGCGGCACTAATAAATAATTGAGATTAATATACTCACCTCCTATCTATTGGCATACTTAATTGAATTACTATTTAATTAAAATGTTAAAGTGAAGTGGCTAATATTTTAGAAAGCATATTTTCTTAATAAAGTTTGGCTTAATTCTCCAAGCATAACAACTTGTGAAGATTTATATTTCTGTTCACCTTCTCTCTAtgtcgttttcttttcttcttttttcaaatGGTTAAGAAGTTGTTGACTGGTCCTGATGATTTGAACTTTGAAGTGATTTATGGTGAGCATGAATGTGGTGGCTACAGGGATGACATATTTGAtatttcatatatattattataattaagtcACGGAGGAAGTTtgttcactttttctttttcgtgtGGGAGAGAGAATAGTGTATCTTCCAATGATGTAAAAAAAGAAGTGTTTAACTTTGCTATGGGAGCTACAAATCGGAAGCTccgatttgttttatttttttctcaaacaATCACAAAACGGACGGTCCAATCTgtgatttcgaaaataaaaaaaattttaatgttgaaatcggaccgtccgatttttatttaaaaaaataaaaaaatacaaaatacaaaatggACCCTAcgatttgtagtttttttttccaaacaaatcggacccttcgatttgtactttatttttttcttcaaacaaatcggaccgtccgatttaaataaaacaccatataaaaaaaCACCTAATTTTCCAATAATaatgtattacacatatatttaaccaatataaaaaaaattagccaagtttttctgataaaatttaaaattacttattttattcAACCCCTCTTCCTTTTGTTATTACATGCATGAGTGGGTCATCTAAATTGCTCAAATAGCATTTCTTTTTTGATGGAGATGAAAATGCATTCAGTTATGATAGCAAGTTGAAATTGATTGTATAACAAAATTTGTATAACAAATTCTGTTAGAAATTAGTGTTGCTGAGTCAGGTATCATTATCTTAATTAGTTAATTgctttaaattaaattaggaatTAGGGATAAGTTAGTAATATAAATAGTAGGCAATCTGTAACTTATTTTACTCAATATTTCTTTCTGAATCAATATACAGAaactattctctctctctctctctcttttcctccCCAATTCTTCTCCCAAAATCTCGATCAAGAACTCAGTTTtatcatggtgcggtgagcgtggaagATCGAGATTGAAGAAAGGGTGTCGGTGATGCAATTGGAGCTGTGATTTAGTCACAATGGCAAACAACTCCAGTTCAAACCCTGAGGTGAATCAAACTCCAGATTCAGAATTTTCTCCAACGGAACTTCAAAGCTTAGCAAGGGTTTTGAGCAAACTCTCAAATATGCAATTATCAAGCGCAAAATCAAGTGCCAATTTCTTATCAGATCCATCAAGTGTTTATTACTTGCATCCAGGTGAGAATCCGGGAATCTCTATTGTTACTGTTACCTTGAACACTCAGAACTATAATTCCTGGTCTAGAGTTATGAGGTTAGCtttgaaatcaaagaacaaaCTAGGATTCATTGATGGAACTATACAAAAACCGAATAAGGATGATCCAACTTTTATAGCTTGGGATAAATGCAACACATATGTTGTAGCCTGAATTAATTTGTCATTGAGTACTGAAATTGCGCAGAGTGTAGCTTGGAATGATATTGCTGTAGATCTGTGGGTTGATTTAAAGCACAGGTATTATCATGGAGATTTGTTTAAGATTGCTGAGTTAGAAGAAGAATTACACACAATGAAACAGGGAGATCTAACCATCACAGGATACTACACGAAAATAAAGGCAGTTTGGGAAGAAATTGAAGGCTTCCAGCCAGTTCCTAAATGCAAGGATTGCAATGAAGAGTGTGATTGTGGTCTTCAAACAATGAGGAATTACAGAAGAGAGAATTATGCGGTAAGGTTCTTGAGAGGCTTGAATGAGCAATATGGGACTGTGAGATCCCAAATAATGCTTATGAGACCTATTCCTACTATCAATGAAGTGTTCTCTTTGCTTACTCAACAAGAGAGGCAGCTTCATGGTCCATATCAGGAGGTTAGAAATTTTACTGCAGTGGCCAATTCAGTGCACAATTTTAACAACTATGTCCCTAGAGGAAGAGGACGAGGGGGACGAGCAGGGAGAActggaagaggtggtggaaggaGCTCATCTAAGACATGTTCATATTGTCATAAGGTAGGGCACTTTGTGGATACTTGTTACCACAAACATGGGTATCCACCCCATCTCCAAAGGCAACAATTATCATGGGAAGTGAATAATGCAGCTGTGACAAATCAGATAGCCACTGAAATTGAAGGAAATAGTGGTTGTACAGAGAAACAAGAGAAGGAGAGTGATGTTCAATCTTTGTCTAATCAGAATTTGAGAAACGCACTGCTTACCTTTCTTCAACAGGAGTGTACACAGCCTTGTCAAGGAGCAAATATGAGAGAAACCTACCACACCAATGCAGAAAAGAGAGGTATAATCTTAGAGACTTATACACTTTGCATGAGCTCCCATATTGCACATTTATTGTCAgtaaaaacttttttttcaaaCTCTTGGGTGCTAGACACAGGTGCCACAGATCATGTGTCACACTCAATGCATTTTTTTACTACTTTTAGGCATATTAGGCCAATTCTGGTCAAGTTACCAAATGGGACACAAACAACAGCACGAATAAGTGGAATTGTGGTATTTTCAAACACATTTTATCTCAATGATGTGCTGTATATACCAAGtttcaactttaatttaatttccatatctaaaattacaaaaaactTGCATTGTCAATGTGTTTTTACTGACCAATATTGTGAGATACAGAGCCAGAATTCCTTGAAGATGATTGGCACAGCTAGAGCAAAAAGAGGGCTGTACATGATGCATTCACCAtctcaattaggcattccaacATTAGAGACAGCAGATACGAAGCATTTAGGACATCCATTGCATACAGCAAATTCAGAACATTGCAGCAAAAGTATATCGCTTAGCTTGAATACTAGGATTGCAGATACAATTGCACAAAATcaatgtttttcaaatttttcaaataatgatTTGTGGCATTATAGGCTAGGCCATGTACCACAAAGcaaattagaaataataaaacaaatttaTCCTTTTATACAATGCAATAAAATTGAATATGATATACCTTGTGACTCTTGTCATTTTGCAAAGCAAAAGCGTTTGTCATTTCCTCTTAGTGAATCAAGAAGCCAAAATAGTTTTGATCTTTTGCATATGGATATTTGGGGTCCTATAGCATCAGTTTCTTTACaaggttttaaatattttttaacaattgtgGATGATAAAACAAGATTTGTTTGGGTTTATTTCATGAAGTTAAAGTCAGAGGCAAGCACtttgatacaaaattttataaCCTATGTTAAAACTCAGTTTCAAACCCAGGTTAAGACCATTCGCTCGGATAATGGTCCTGAATTTAAAATCACTTCTTTTTACAATTTACATGGCATCATTCATCAAACTTCTTGTGTTGAAACGCCCCAACAAAATGGTATTGTTGAGCGAAAACATCAACACATACTAAATGTTGCAAGGGCATTGTTTTTTCAATCTGGTTTACTAAAGTATTTTTGGAATTATGCTATTGGTCAAGCTGTACATTTAATAAATAGATTACCAAGTCCAGTTTTGaaaaatcaaaccccctttgcagttttatttaacaaaaatgctgacataaatcatattaaaatttttggttgCTTGGCTTATGCATCCACTATTTCACAAGGAAGAAAAAAATTTGACTCAAGGGCACGAAAAAGTGTATTTCTTGGTTATCAAACCGGCACTAAAGGGTATGTTCTATTTGATCTTCACACTAGGGAAACATATTTGTCTAGAAATGTAGAATTTTATGAGCATTGTTTTCCATATAAATCCACTCAGACAATTCCTCAAGAAAGTCAAGCTGATTTTGCTCCCAAGCATAACGTTACTTATCATTTTGATgacattgattcttttgttgatAATTCATTGAATTTGCAATATCCTTCATCCCCATTACATTCCTATACATCTTGTCCGCCACAATTGCATGACTTGAGGTCTCAACATATACATCATGAGCCCACAAATGCATCTCATAGTACACCAATTTCACATCCTCATGCATCTCAACCTAATTCATCCCATCATATTCAGCCTAGAAGATCCACCCGTATTAGATAGTCCATAATCCACCATTCGAGATAGTCCATATTTCCTTGAACATGATTGGACATTAGAAAGCCACCTAATTACCTACAAGACTATCATTGCATGTTAGTTGACACAGGTTGCTCTAATGTCCAATCATGTTCAAGGAAATATGGACTATCTCGAATGGTGGATTATGGACGACTCTCTCCCATCCATAGAGCCTTTTCCCTTGCTATAACTACTACAGTTGAGCCGAAGACTTATGAACAAGCTGTTGTACACGAGTGTTGGAGAAATGCAATTAGTGCGGAGTTACTCGCTCTTGAGAAGAACAAAACTTGGACAATTACTTCTTTGCCTCCGGGAAAGCGTGCCATTGGTTGCAAGTGGGTCTTCAAGGTTAAGTTCAATCCCGATGGAAGTGTTGAAAGGCATAAAGCTCGACTTGTGGCTCGAGGTTTTAGTCAACAAGCTGGCTATGATTACTTTGATACATTTAGTCCGGTTGTAAAGCTCAATACATTGAGACTTTTACTCACTTTGGCAGCAGCAAAAGGATGGGAATTATACCAGCTGGATGTGAATACCGCCTTTTTGCATGGTGAGTTACAAGAAGAAGTATACATGCTTCCTCCACAAGGCCTTGTTGTTCCCAATAGTGCAGTTTGTCGGCTTGACAAGTCTTTGTATGGTCTCAAACAGGCTAGTCGGCAGTGGAATTTGCGTCTCAGTGGCTTTCTTCAGTAGCATGGCTTCATCAAATCAAGCCATGATCATTCTTTCTTCACCAAACACACAAATAATGGCCTGGCTGTAATTCTTGTATATGTGGATGATTTAGTTTTATCTGGAGACaatctggttgaaattgaggctATCAAGAAAGCATTGGATGCTGAGTTTAGCATCAAAGATTTGGGAAAGCTAAATTTTTTTCTTGGTATGGAAGTGGCACGTAGCTCCCGGGGCATTGCCTTATATCAACGTAAGTACACCCTTGACTTACTTGAGGAGTATGGGATGTTAGAGGCGAAACCAGCCAGTGTTCCTATGCTTTATAATGGTAAAATTTCTAAAGAGAATGGTACGAAACTTGAGGACCTAACATGTTTTCGGAGGTTACTTGGAAGGTTACTATATTTGACTAATACACGGCCAGATATTGCATTTGCTGTGGGAAAGCTTAGCCAATTTCTTGATTGTGCTACTGATGAACACTACAAGGCTGCTCTACATATCCTTCGTTACATCAAGCAAGCTCCTGCGAAAGGGTTGTTCTTCTCATGCCAAAATGCTCTTTGCCTCTCTGGTTTTGTTGATTCGGATTGGGCAACCTGTGCTGATTCTAGGAAATCCGTGACAGGTTATTGTTTTTTCTTGGGATCTTCTCTCATTTCTTGGAAGAGTAAGAAGCAAACGACTGTGGCTTGTTCTTCTTCGGAAGCAGAGTATCGAGCCATGGCTCAGGCAACAAAAGAGGGTCAATGGTTATTGTATTTGCTGCATGATTACCAGCTTCCTCATCCGTAACCTATTAATCTCTATTGTGATAATCAATCAGCCATGTACATTGCTGCCAATCCAGTGTTTCATGAGCGCACCAAACATATTGAAGTGGATTGTCATATTGTAAGAGAAAAGGCGCAAGCTGGCATATTGAAGTTGCTGCCCATTAACTCAGCTAATCAAACAGCTGATCTTCTCACCAAAGCTTTGGCACCCGGTCCTTTTCAGGCGCTTACTTCCAAGTTGGGCATGCTGGATTTGCATACCCCACTTGAGGGAGGATCTGAACAGATTTTAAATGTAACCATAAGTTTAAGGGaggatgatgaagatgataatgTTTTCAGCTCTAGACAGGTTTCAAGTACTTCCAACTTGAGGGAGGATGATGGAGATGAAAATGCATTCAGTTATGATAGCAAGTTGAAATTGATTGTATAACAAAATTTGTATAACAAATTCTGTTAGAAATTAGTGTTGCTGAGTCAGGTATCATTATCTTAATTAGTTAATTgctttaaattaaattaggaatTAGGGATAAGTTAGTAATATAAATAGTAGGCAATCTGTAACTTATTTTACTCCATATTTCTTTCTGAATCAATATACAGAaactattctctctctctctctctctctctcttttcctccCCAATTCTTCTCCCAAAATCTCGATCAAGAACTCagttttatcatttttctttcctcttttgcctcACATGATTCTTTTCATGGTATATAtatatctttcttcttcttcttagcaTCCACTCATCCCTaattaataaattcaattttataataaatttgtttACGCGTATTGCACTATTCAAGTTGCATTAACGGGTAACGGGTTCAAAGGTTGAATCAGAGTTGTTTACTTAACATGTATAGCTGTGAATAACGCACTTCCCTATTTCGCTCTTCTTAGTTCTTAATCTTATGCTATTTATTAAATAAGTTAAATGTCTTTCGAGGGAGGACATGATGTGTTAAATTACTATATTCAAAAAAACTTTAATTATTACAAGACTTTATACTTAAAAGAATTAAGTAATGTTAGGTagcaaaaatattataaataataaataaaaatatatgattaataatattatatttataaaaaaagtgtaaatcactttttaaatttaattgacataattaatttctttctataactatctttgtttttttatttaattacactaaaagtcaattctaaatttaatataaattaaatctcAAAAACACCAATTATTGTAATATATTATTAGGAGTTAAATTCTCATGCGATTTTCTCGATGCTTAATAAATGAATTGACGTTCTTATATATCGTTTATTTATTAACAGGTCAAACATCAGTGCAAAATTGATGGAAACTGAAATTGTTTCGTCCTTAAAAGTTATGATGGATGAAAATAATGTCCTAGCAAAGACATTTCGTTCAGCACGAGATAGATATCAAGTTGATGACTCCGTTGATGTTAAGTTACGGTTAATAACCAAAAGAAATATTGATGTAAGGACATATAATCTGCTAACGGCATCTGAAGTTGCTGCACTGATAGTTGGAGATATTGACGAGAACGGGATTAATAGGGATATAATAATTGAGACAAAATCAAGAATGTTGCAGAGGATAGAAATAGTGCATCCAATGTATCTTGCTCTTCAATATCCTTTGTTGTTTCCATACGGTGAGGATGGTTACAGATTACATATAGCTACTTCTTCTCGACCAAATtgtcaaaaaaattgagaaaagacCAACAATAAGCATGAGAGACTTCTTTGCATACAGACTTCAAAGAAGGACTAACGAGTCTCAAATCCTTTTGCGATCAAGAAGATTACTGCAACAATTCACAGTAGATGCCTACACTATGGTTGAGTCAGAACGGCTTTTATACTTACGATTGAAACAACCAAACTTGAGGCTAGGCAAGTTCAAGCAATTGCATGAGTGTATGGTTTGTGGTGAAACTAATGCCATTAACACTGGACAAAGAATTATTCTCCTAAAGAGCTTTACCGGTAGTCCAAGGTACATGTTCAACAATTACAAAGATGCTTTTGCAATATGTAAATATGCTGGATATCCAAGTTACTTTATCACTATGACATGTAATCCAAAATGGAATGAGATAAAGAGAGAGGTAACACTCCAAGGACTCCATGTAGAGGATATAGGCCAGACATCTAATGTAGAATATTCAAGTTGAAGGTTGATAAATTAATTAAGGCATTGAAGAAAGGAACATTCTTTGGAAAGATTATTGGATGTAAGTACAACTAATCTTCCTACGAGTTTTTATTTACTCTATTTATATTATCTATAGTACACTCATTATATAGTACACTATCGATATTAAGAAACGATTATGTATAGAACACTTACATAGTACGCTCATTCGATAGTGTAATATCTTGAGGTTATTACATTACACTTATATAGTTTGTATTACTTCAAGCTTATTGTATGGTACAGTTATAtagttttatatgattttattttagcataatttttttatatttactttatcATGCTTATTCGCACTACACGCTTAGGTTTATATAGTTTAGTTTAGAATCAACTGTTTTTTAAATCACACTATCTAACTTATTTGCAATGTACTTAGTTTTATATGCTTTAGATTTTCACATAAATCTTTATTTACTTTGtccaaattattaataatatcatATCTTTAAATTTGCAGATTGTCTAACCATAGACTTTCAGAAGAGAGGTTTACCTCACGCCCATCTTCTTTTATTCATGCATCTGAAATCAAAGCCACGAACTGTTGATGACATAGACAAGGTTATTAAGACAGAGATTCTAGATAAGAGGGGAAATCCAAAATTGTATGCTGCTGTTGAAAAATATATGGTTCATGGTCCATGCGGTCATTTAAATAGTAAGAGCCAATGCATGATCAATGGTAAATGCTCAAAGTTTTTTCCCAAGGCATTCAGAGATAGGACAATTATTGACGAAGCAGGCTTTCCAAGATATCAAAGAAGAGATGATGGGCGAACTGTATCAAAAAAAACTGTTGAGGTTGACAACTCCTTCATAGTTCCATACAATGCCGGTCTTCTTCTAAATTTTGGATGTCACATCAATGTTGAGCATACTTGCCAAACTTCGGCAATCAAATATATGTTCAAGTATCTTCACAAGGGTAATGACAGGGTGACAACTGCATTTTATCAAAACAATGGATCTCAGGTAGATGAAATATGTAATTATTATGATTGTAGATATATATCAGCATGTGAAGCTGCATGGAGACTGTTTGGTTATCCTATTCAAATGAAGGAACCAGTAGTAATAAGATTGTCATTCTATCTGCCAATTGTCTACAAAGATACTGATATAATTCAGTCGGTTGTTGAGACTTCTTTTTTCAAGAAATCTATG from Arachis hypogaea cultivar Tifrunner chromosome 10, arahy.Tifrunner.gnm2.J5K5, whole genome shotgun sequence includes:
- the LOC140175937 gene encoding uncharacterized protein translates to MANNSSSNPEVNQTPDSEFSPTELQSLARVLSKLSNMQLSSAKSSANFLSDPSSVYYLHPGENPGISIVTVTLNTQNYNSWSRVMRLALKSKNKLGFIDGTIQKPNKDDPTFIAWDKCNTYVSVAWNDIAVDLWVDLKHRYYHGDLFKIAELEEELHTMKQGDLTITGYYTKIKAVWEEIEGFQPVPKCKDCNEECDCGLQTMRNYRRENYAVRFLRGLNEQYGTVRSQIMLMRPIPTINEVFSLLTQQERQLHGPYQEVRNFTAVANSVHNFNNYVPRGRGRGGRAGRTGRGGGRSSSKTCSYCHKVGHFVDTCYHKHGYPPHLQRQQLSWEVNNAAVTNQIATEIEGNSGCTEKQEKESDVQSLSNQNLRNALLTFLQQECTQPCQGANMRETYHTNAEKRGIILETYTLCMSSHIAHLLHIRPILVKLPNGTQTTARISGIVSQNSLKMIGTARAKRGLYMMHSPSQLGIPTLETADTKHLGHPLHTANSEHCSKSCSNVQSCSRKYGLSRMVDYGRLSPIHRAFSLAITTTVEPKTYEQAVVHECWRNAISAELLALEKNKTWTITSLPPGKRAIGCKWVFKVKFNPDGSVERHKARLVARGFSQQAGYDYFDTFSPVVKLNTLRLLLTLAAAKGWELYQLDVNTAFLHGELQEEVYMLPPQGLVVPNSAVCRLDKSLYGLKQASRQWNLRLILSGDNLVEIEAIKKALDAEFSIKDLGKLNFFLGMEVARSSRGIALYQRKYTLDLLEEYGMLEAKPASVPMLYNGKISKENGTKLEDLTCFRRLLGRLLYLTNTRPDIAFAVGKLSQFLDCATDEHYKAALHILRYIKQAPAKGLFFSCQNALCLSGFVDSDWATCADSRKSVTGYCFFLGSSLISWKSKKQTTVACSSSEAEYRAMAQATKEGQWLLYLLHDYQLPHP